A stretch of DNA from Leucobacter luti:
GAGGAGGAACATGCTCATGAGGTCGGCAGCCGGCGTCGTGATCGCCGCGAAAAGAATGATGCACAGGATCGCGACGCGCCAGCTCTTCAAGATGGACTTCCCGCGCAGGATCCCCATGAAGTTCAGCATCACGAGCAACGCTGGCAGCACGAAGCCGATGCCGACAGCGAGCATGAGTTTGATGGTGAAGTCGAGGTAGAGCCGAGCCTGCAGGAAAAACGCGTCCTCCTCCGGCTGGAAGCTCGCCATGAGACGCACAATGTTGGGCAACACGAACCATCCTGCGACGGCGCCGCCGAGGAACAGCGGCACCGCAGCGGCGAGAAAGCCCACACCGTAGAGTTTCTCGCGGCGCGTCAAACCGGGCGCCAAGAACGCCCAGATCTGGTAGAGCCACACCGGCGATGCGATCAACACGGCAATGAACAGCGAGATCTGCACTTTCGTGTCAAAGGCGCCCGTAATATCGCCGTAGGCGATGACGGCCTCACGCCCCTGCTCTCCGAGTCGCTCGATTGGGACGCGCAGCATGTCCCACACCAGGTCAGACAACAACCAGCCAGCAACCAGAGCGATCGCGATCGCGATCGCGGAGTACATGAGCCGCTTCCGGAACTCTACGAGGTGGTCACCGAGGCTCATACGCCCGTCTGGGTTGCGCTTGGTCCGCGGCTCTCGTGCCATTCGCTCAGTGTATCTCAGGACAGCAGGGCAATTGCTCCGCCACCCTTACTCCCCGTAGGCCGCGAGGGCTCGCTCCGCCCATACACGAACTGCCTCGCGCGCGGCGGCAGGCGATTCAATCGAGATCTCACCGGGGGCGAGCTGAACGAGGTTGATCGCGGTGTCGCGGTGCCACGCGTCAACACGCACGATTACCCCGCCATCCGCGGTCTCGCTCACAATCTCGGGCGCGAAGCCGGACAGCCGGGGCAGCGCGCGCGACGTTACCCGCAGTGTGATCCCAGTCACGGGCGCAACAGATACCGGAGCGGGAGTCACACGAGATTTCGGGCCCGCTTCAGGATCGGGATCGGACGCACGCGGCGGCGATCCCTGAGACTGCGTTGTGCGGACGGTGCGCGACAGTTCTGAGAGGGTGAGTTCCGCAATCTGGTCCACTCGGAAGGTGCGCTCGGCATCTCGGTCGAGGCAGAATGCGCGCAAGTACCACCCGCCCCCGCCCTGGGTAAGCGCGATGGGATCCACCGTACGCTGCGTCTCGACACCCGAGGCATCGCGGTAGACAAAGCGTACGGACCGCTGGGTATCGATCGCGGTCACGAGCACTGGAATTCGCGGATCCTCGGGGTCGACACTCACCGACACCGCGGGGGTCGCGCCAGCACCGAGTGCCGCACCCAACTTGGCGGCGGTGGCTCGCGCGAGTTCCGCGTCTTGTGGAGGCAACACGGCTGTGAGCGCGTGCAGCCCCGCAACGAGTGCCGCCGTCTCGGCCGGTGCGAAGCGCGGGGCTTCCTCGACGGCCACCGTGCGAGTGAGACTCACTTCGTCGAAGCGCTCGAGCGCGTCCCAATCAATATCGAAGAGATCCTCGTGCTGGTAGCTCATCGTCTCGCCCGGCACACCAGCCGTTCCGAGAAAGCGCACGAGCTCGCGGAGCAGCTTCGGCGTCACATCGAACGTCGCCGCAAGTTCAGTCACAGAGACCGCGCCGTGCTCACGCAGATACGGCACGAGCGCGAGCAGCAGCAATACCCGATCTGGGCCCAGCACTGGATTAGGCATCGGTACCCCCGCCATGAGTGTCTGCGATCCGTTGCAATCCCTCAGCCACGAGTGCCCGGAGCGAATCTGGGGACACGACCGCAGCATCCGCGCCGAACCCGATCAGCTCTGTCGCAAACAAGTGCGGATCGAGCATGCCCAGAGTGAGTACGGCATCCGGCGCTTCCAGAGCTCCTTCGGCGATGGGAACTGCCGCAGTTTCAAGCGCACGCGGAGCCAGCCTCGCCTCCGCGATCGACCCGCGACGCACCCGCACCGTCGCGCGCTGAGCATCACGGAGCCTGAGGAGTTCAGCGACCGCACCTTCGGCGCGCTCGAACAGCGCCGGATCGAACGTTGCTCGCTCGACAGTTACCGGGCCGTCAATTCGCGCCAGCAGGAACACTCGATCGGCTGCTCGATCCAGATCCCATGAGAGCAAGTGCCACCGCCCATCGGCGCGATGTAACCGGAGCGGAGCCACTCGGCGCTCCAGCGGAGCATCGCGGCCGGGCAGTGTATAGCCGAAGCGCACGATATTGCCGGTGTCGATTGCGCCCTGCAACCGCGCGGCGGCCGGCGAGGCAGTGCCAAGGCTGGGCGCCACTCCCAGATGCTGCACATCGAGGCCCGCCCCGAGGGCCTCCAGCTTCATCGCGGCGCGGCGCGACTCGGCGCTCAGGCTGCCGTCTTGCCACGCGAGCGCGGCGAGTCGCAGCAGCACGAGCTCCCGCTCACTGAATCGCAGGTCGCTCGGGAATTCGAGCCGTTCCTTCGATATCCGGTAGCGGACGAGCTGGTTGTTCCCGGGTTCGAGAGGAGAGTCGCGAGTCTCGATTTGAATACCGAGACCTCGCAGCTGCTCCTTGTCGCGTTCGAACTGACGATCGAGAGCCGGCGATATTTCGTCGCCCCTGCGGAATCGTTCAGAGTAGCCGTACACCGTCGACAGCAGCTCGCGTTTGGTGAGCCCCTCGGGGCTCACCACGAGTGCGAGCACGAGGCTAAACACTCGCTGCTCGCTTGGCACCGTTGACCGGTCCGCCACGTGTGACCTCAGTTCACTCCGAGGATGTCGACGACGACGACACGGGGCTGTTCGCCCTCGTTCTCGAGTACGACGACCTGCGAGCCCACGGCGGCCCCCGTCAGCTCAGTGCGGAAGGTGTTGCCCGACTCAGGGATCTGGGCCTCGGTGCCGAGCACCTGTGGACCGGTCTCCCAGGTGTTGAGTTCCGTCGTACCGTCCCAGCTCACGCTGAGCACCTGAGCGATGACCCCGTCTTCAGCCGTGACCTTCGGGCCATCAGCCTCAATTCGGGTTGCGGACGTGGTGCCCGTTGGTGGAGCGCTCGGCGGCAGCACAACGCCGGGGATGCCGTTCTCGTTCGTCACAACGGCTGGGTACCCGTTGGGCAAGCCTCGCGTCTTCCCCTGGGCCGCGAGCGGACTCGCTGAGACGACGTCGATGACGCCGACAACCGTCCCGTTGCCGGTGCTGCCCAGTTGAGACCCGAGCTGGGCTCCCTCCTCAGGCGACAGGGCGAGCACCACACGATCGCCGGCTGCAGCGCAGCGCACGGCTTCGCTCAGCG
This window harbors:
- the tatC gene encoding twin-arginine translocase subunit TatC; this translates as MAREPRTKRNPDGRMSLGDHLVEFRKRLMYSAIAIAIALVAGWLLSDLVWDMLRVPIERLGEQGREAVIAYGDITGAFDTKVQISLFIAVLIASPVWLYQIWAFLAPGLTRREKLYGVGFLAAAVPLFLGGAVAGWFVLPNIVRLMASFQPEEDAFFLQARLYLDFTIKLMLAVGIGFVLPALLVMLNFMGILRGKSILKSWRVAILCIILFAAITTPAADLMSMFLLAIPMIVLYFSAAGIALLHDRRVDKRRSAELAEYDLEDASTKDEE
- a CDS encoding YafY family protein; this translates as MPNPVLGPDRVLLLLALVPYLREHGAVSVTELAATFDVTPKLLRELVRFLGTAGVPGETMSYQHEDLFDIDWDALERFDEVSLTRTVAVEEAPRFAPAETAALVAGLHALTAVLPPQDAELARATAAKLGAALGAGATPAVSVSVDPEDPRIPVLVTAIDTQRSVRFVYRDASGVETQRTVDPIALTQGGGGWYLRAFCLDRDAERTFRVDQIAELTLSELSRTVRTTQSQGSPPRASDPDPEAGPKSRVTPAPVSVAPVTGITLRVTSRALPRLSGFAPEIVSETADGGVIVRVDAWHRDTAINLVQLAPGEISIESPAAAREAVRVWAERALAAYGE
- a CDS encoding YafY family protein, producing the protein MADRSTVPSEQRVFSLVLALVVSPEGLTKRELLSTVYGYSERFRRGDEISPALDRQFERDKEQLRGLGIQIETRDSPLEPGNNQLVRYRISKERLEFPSDLRFSERELVLLRLAALAWQDGSLSAESRRAAMKLEALGAGLDVQHLGVAPSLGTASPAAARLQGAIDTGNIVRFGYTLPGRDAPLERRVAPLRLHRADGRWHLLSWDLDRAADRVFLLARIDGPVTVERATFDPALFERAEGAVAELLRLRDAQRATVRVRRGSIAEARLAPRALETAAVPIAEGALEAPDAVLTLGMLDPHLFATELIGFGADAAVVSPDSLRALVAEGLQRIADTHGGGTDA
- a CDS encoding peptidylprolyl isomerase, with the protein product MLRRIIPATAVTALLIAGVTGCSAQQNAAADCTPSMGPGALSDNVVVLGEFGHAPQVSVPKGTDILTSQRTVVSENPDRSDIAAEQTIVGVNMAFYDSESADTLYASPGFTDPKLPSEYLLVSEAAANPLSEAVRCAAAGDRVVLALSPEEGAQLGSQLGSTGNGTVVGVIDVVSASPLAAQGKTRGLPNGYPAVVTNENGIPGVVLPPSAPPTGTTSATRIEADGPKVTAEDGVIAQVLSVSWDGTTELNTWETGPQVLGTEAQIPESGNTFRTELTGAAVGSQVVVLENEGEQPRVVVVDILGVN